From Amphritea atlantica, a single genomic window includes:
- a CDS encoding sulfoxide reductase heme-binding subunit YedZ, producing the protein MAPGERMGLLRWWLIFLLLLLPLGVLLEGLLTNELGADPAKYIVKELGFWAICWLWLTLAVTPARKFLGWRWLTRYRRMFGLYTFFYAVLHLLAFATFLVGWRWDILLTELTKRPYIVVGSLALLLLLPLALTSTQGMQRRLGKRWKKLHTLIYPVSLLVLLHFVWQIRSDFLQQLIFAFLLAILLGYRLYLKRCS; encoded by the coding sequence ATGGCGCCAGGGGAACGCATGGGACTTTTGCGCTGGTGGCTTATCTTCCTGTTACTACTGCTGCCACTGGGGGTTTTGCTTGAAGGCCTGCTGACAAATGAGCTGGGAGCTGATCCTGCTAAATATATTGTCAAAGAATTGGGTTTCTGGGCGATATGCTGGCTATGGCTGACGCTTGCGGTGACACCTGCGCGCAAGTTTCTGGGCTGGCGATGGCTGACCCGCTACCGGCGAATGTTCGGCCTCTATACGTTCTTCTATGCAGTGCTCCATCTGCTGGCGTTTGCTACTTTTCTGGTGGGGTGGCGCTGGGATATATTGCTGACAGAACTCACTAAGCGACCCTATATCGTGGTGGGATCGTTGGCGTTACTGTTATTGCTACCTCTGGCGCTAACCTCCACTCAAGGGATGCAACGCCGACTTGGAAAGCGCTGGAAAAAACTTCACACCCTTATCTATCCCGTCAGCCTGCTGGTGTTGTTGCACTTCGTCTGGCAGATTCGTTCTGACTTTTTACAGCAACTTATTTTTGCATTTCTGTTGGCTATTTTGCTTGGCTATCGACTATACCTTAAAAGGTGCAGTTAA